From the Marinobacter alexandrii genome, one window contains:
- a CDS encoding T9SS type A sorting domain-containing protein, whose product MKLALKNALIVAVLAATNALSAQTTYYTFATGDWETPASWTLTSDGSSGAAATAPGGSDNVVIRSGHTITIDDTNDNGNETTADALTLTNVGAFTGSDLNAFYHTGDIIVSNGGTITASVRMMTADVFSVENGGSFNTTGDLIILGSLNVSSTATFTVGDDFILSGDSRTIIDNTSTAGDDLYIDHTDAVLCGDGTVDTGNGGGDPTVQYLNSATAAQVCSSFSITCTTNCGGFSSGTPSGSFITGNTGPGGVGDASNNQLWLKADDLSLSDGTAVSSWTDASGNSLTASSSGVSAEEPTFNTNDVNGFPSISFDGGDFLNLGNVAALNLTPGTDSWSFFIVYNVAGATPQGTFFSKATQATRHYQYTIDDNAGTSRFTTFIGGNADVGSVTATNDWFVSSSTNNATQKDSWTDEGVNFAAQGVGTAAEATADVLIGARRGSGPSTGTGFRLTGNIAEIAMFDTEVNTAQRIIATNYLAAKYDITLTANDVYDMDDSGNGDFDYEVAGIGQASDGSNHTDARGSGVVRMWDPSDLADSEFLMWGHDNTNISSTDVTDVDGTIIEERLSRIWRITETGDVGTVSISIDFSGIGSSLGSDLRLLIDRDGDGFDDNDVTPIEGSVSNDVATFSNIDFQDGDRFTLGNTDVTTPLPIELIAFEAEPSIKSVKLKWSTASELNNDFFSVERSADSEKWGVISTVEGSRSSSKITEYITVDNSPLNGFSYYRLKQTDFDGQYEYSDIRMINFRGIDTELEVFPNPSKDVFIIQSEHISFEDIQLYDSQGKEVDVSLKRTHSKVNIDLSQLPKGVYFLSVQLDNSAEVVRLIKD is encoded by the coding sequence ATGAAACTCGCATTGAAAAATGCGTTAATTGTAGCTGTGCTGGCTGCAACAAACGCTTTATCTGCACAAACAACTTATTATACGTTTGCAACTGGTGATTGGGAAACCCCTGCATCATGGACGTTAACATCTGATGGTTCTTCCGGAGCTGCTGCCACCGCACCTGGAGGATCAGATAATGTAGTGATTAGGAGTGGGCATACCATCACCATTGATGATACAAATGACAATGGGAATGAAACTACTGCCGATGCACTGACCTTAACCAATGTTGGGGCGTTTACAGGATCTGATCTGAATGCGTTTTATCACACCGGAGACATTATTGTTTCCAATGGAGGAACCATAACTGCAAGTGTTAGAATGATGACAGCCGATGTTTTTTCTGTTGAAAATGGAGGAAGTTTTAATACGACTGGAGATCTCATCATTTTAGGTTCTTTAAATGTTTCATCTACAGCAACTTTTACAGTTGGAGATGATTTTATCCTAAGTGGTGATAGCCGAACAATCATTGACAATACATCGACTGCTGGTGATGATCTTTACATTGATCACACAGATGCTGTACTTTGTGGAGATGGAACTGTTGATACAGGAAATGGAGGAGGAGACCCTACCGTCCAATACTTAAATTCTGCGACAGCAGCACAAGTATGTTCCTCATTCTCGATTACTTGTACTACTAATTGTGGTGGTTTTTCAAGTGGGACCCCTTCTGGTAGTTTTATCACTGGAAATACAGGTCCAGGTGGAGTAGGTGATGCAAGTAATAATCAATTATGGTTAAAGGCCGATGATCTGAGTCTTAGCGATGGAACAGCGGTTTCAAGCTGGACAGATGCTTCAGGTAATAGCTTGACAGCCTCTTCGAGTGGTGTTTCTGCTGAAGAGCCCACTTTCAATACAAATGATGTTAATGGTTTTCCATCGATAAGTTTTGATGGAGGAGATTTCTTGAATTTAGGGAATGTGGCAGCATTGAACTTAACACCTGGTACAGATAGCTGGTCCTTTTTCATCGTATACAATGTAGCAGGAGCAACACCCCAGGGCACTTTTTTTTCAAAAGCGACTCAAGCAACAAGGCACTATCAGTATACCATTGATGATAACGCGGGAACATCAAGATTCACTACTTTCATTGGAGGTAATGCAGATGTAGGCTCAGTTACGGCTACCAATGATTGGTTTGTTTCATCGAGTACTAATAATGCTACTCAAAAAGATTCATGGACGGATGAGGGAGTGAATTTTGCTGCACAAGGAGTAGGTACTGCCGCAGAAGCAACTGCAGATGTTTTGATTGGTGCTAGAAGGGGCTCTGGTCCAAGTACAGGAACAGGGTTTAGGCTAACTGGAAATATTGCCGAAATAGCCATGTTCGATACAGAAGTCAATACGGCCCAACGAATAATAGCCACGAATTATCTAGCAGCTAAATACGATATAACGCTGACTGCAAATGATGTTTATGATATGGATGATAGTGGAAATGGAGATTTTGACTATGAAGTTGCTGGGATTGGCCAGGCTTCCGATGGCTCAAACCATACAGATGCTAGAGGTTCGGGGGTTGTGAGAATGTGGGATCCTTCTGATCTGGCTGATAGCGAATTCCTAATGTGGGGACATGACAATACAAACATCTCCAGTACTGATGTAACGGATGTTGATGGAACTATTATAGAGGAAAGACTATCACGCATTTGGAGAATTACAGAAACAGGAGATGTAGGAACAGTCTCCATCTCTATTGACTTCTCAGGAATAGGCTCATCCTTGGGCAGTGATCTTCGATTGCTCATTGATCGTGATGGTGATGGATTTGATGACAATGATGTAACTCCAATTGAAGGATCGGTTTCCAACGATGTAGCTACCTTTTCAAATATAGATTTCCAGGATGGTGACAGATTTACCCTTGGAAATACAGATGTGACAACTCCACTACCAATAGAACTGATTGCTTTTGAAGCAGAACCTTCAATCAAATCAGTCAAATTGAAGTGGTCCACTGCAAGCGAGTTAAATAATGATTTTTTCAGCGTGGAAAGATCAGCTGATTCAGAAAAGTGGGGCGTGATCTCAACCGTAGAAGGATCAAGAAGTTCGAGTAAGATTACTGAATATATCACCGTAGATAATAGCCCACTAAATGGATTTTCTTATTATAGGTTGAAGCAAACGGACTTTGATGGTCAGTATGAATATTCGGATATTAGGATGATAAACTTTAGAGGAATTGATACAGAGTTAGAAGTATTCCCTAACCCATCAAAAGATGTATTTATAATACAGAGTGAACATATAAGTTTTGAAGATATACAGCTTTATGATAGTCAAGGAAAAGAAGTGGATGTATCCTTGAAAAGGACTCATTCCAAAGTCAATATTGACCTTTCTCAACTACCGAAGGGAGTTTACTTCTTAAGTGTTCAATTAGACAATTCTGCAGAAGTCGTACGATTGATTAAGGATTAA
- a CDS encoding dienelactone hydrolase family protein — protein MKNQFSLFTLLLFFLFSCGDDDSTDPGDLNSLPIDEGGINEAKVLGSTSAVYGHYVYTPSGYNQNSADYPLLVFLHGSGEKGNSDTNPDDLKKVLVHGPLKLIETEMWSPTFPMIVVAPQLPTGENWNADNVHDFIQYLIDNYNINESRIYLTGLSLGAIGSFAYIAKYGSDSFVAAVVPIAGQGNTSKGDQYVDIPIWAFHGDNDNTVRTAGSINMVEAINEANPTTRAKLTIYPGVGHNSWTRTYDGSGMGDESTDYDAFNMSIYDWMFTFQKE, from the coding sequence ATGAAAAACCAATTCTCACTTTTCACTCTTCTTCTTTTTTTTCTATTCTCTTGTGGTGATGATGACTCTACTGATCCAGGTGATCTGAACTCATTGCCAATCGATGAAGGAGGCATAAATGAAGCGAAGGTACTTGGATCGACATCAGCTGTATATGGACATTACGTCTATACGCCAAGTGGATATAATCAAAACTCAGCTGACTATCCACTTCTTGTTTTTTTGCACGGCTCGGGCGAAAAGGGCAATAGTGATACCAATCCGGATGACCTGAAAAAAGTCTTGGTACATGGGCCTCTGAAACTGATAGAAACAGAAATGTGGTCTCCGACTTTCCCAATGATAGTAGTGGCACCTCAGTTGCCCACAGGTGAGAATTGGAATGCTGATAACGTCCATGACTTTATTCAATACCTGATTGATAACTATAATATCAATGAAAGCAGAATATATTTGACAGGCTTGAGTCTAGGTGCAATAGGAAGTTTCGCATACATTGCCAAATATGGATCAGATTCGTTTGTTGCAGCAGTGGTTCCTATAGCTGGACAAGGAAATACATCCAAAGGTGACCAGTATGTTGATATCCCAATTTGGGCCTTTCATGGGGATAATGATAATACCGTTCGTACTGCAGGTTCTATCAATATGGTAGAAGCTATCAATGAGGCAAATCCTACGACACGTGCAAAATTGACAATCTATCCTGGTGTAGGTCACAATTCATGGACGAGGACGTATGACGGTAGCGGAATGGGAGATGAAAGTACAGATTATGATGCTTTCAATATGAGTATATACGATTGGATGTTTACGTTCCAGAAGGAATGA